One Dissulfuribacter thermophilus genomic region harbors:
- a CDS encoding TrpB-like pyridoxal phosphate-dependent enzyme encodes MSEDYKITLSEKDMPDAWYNILPDLPTPLAPPLNPQTGSPVTPDDLKPIFPDELIMQEVSQEPWIEIPSEVKEIYKLWRPTPLHRARNLEKALGTPARIYYKNEGVSPPGSHKPNTAVAQAYYNKKAGVKRLATETGAGQWGSALSFACKFFDLKCTVYMVKVSYEQKPYRRILMHLWDGEVFPSPTNRTNAGRKILEANPDSKGSLGIAISEAVEDAATHEDTNYALGSVLNHVLLHQTVIGLETQKQLELVGEEPDCVIGCVGGGSNFGGMALPFVRDNIKNGKEIEIIGIEPKSCPTLTKGVYQYDFGDTAGMTPLLLMHTLGHTFEPPGIHAGGLRYHGDAPILCKLVHDGFIKARAYTQNPVFEAAVLFARTEGIIPAPETSHAIKGVIDEALKCKETGEEKCIVFCFSGHGHFDLAAYDDYLEGRLKDYEYPEEMIKAALNDLPKFPTGI; translated from the coding sequence ATGAGTGAAGATTACAAAATTACCTTAAGCGAAAAAGACATGCCCGATGCCTGGTATAACATTTTACCAGATCTTCCAACTCCTCTGGCGCCACCACTTAATCCACAAACTGGTAGTCCTGTGACACCAGATGATCTCAAACCCATCTTTCCAGATGAACTCATAATGCAGGAAGTGAGCCAAGAGCCTTGGATAGAAATACCCAGTGAAGTAAAAGAGATATACAAGCTCTGGCGCCCTACACCTCTTCATAGGGCAAGGAATCTAGAAAAGGCCCTGGGAACCCCTGCAAGGATTTATTATAAAAACGAAGGAGTGAGTCCACCAGGCAGCCACAAACCCAATACTGCCGTGGCTCAGGCATATTACAATAAAAAAGCTGGGGTTAAACGTCTTGCTACAGAAACCGGTGCTGGTCAGTGGGGAAGCGCCCTTTCCTTTGCATGCAAGTTTTTTGACCTGAAATGCACCGTCTATATGGTTAAGGTGAGCTATGAACAAAAGCCATATAGGCGCATCTTGATGCATCTTTGGGACGGAGAGGTCTTCCCTTCACCAACCAACAGGACTAACGCTGGCCGTAAGATATTAGAAGCCAACCCAGACTCAAAAGGCAGTCTTGGTATCGCTATCTCAGAAGCCGTTGAAGATGCTGCTACCCATGAAGACACAAATTATGCACTCGGAAGCGTATTGAATCACGTCCTCTTGCACCAGACAGTCATAGGTCTTGAGACCCAAAAACAATTAGAACTTGTAGGAGAAGAGCCGGATTGCGTAATCGGCTGTGTGGGAGGTGGCTCGAACTTTGGAGGAATGGCCTTACCGTTCGTGAGAGACAATATCAAAAATGGTAAGGAAATTGAAATCATAGGTATCGAACCAAAGAGCTGCCCAACCCTCACTAAGGGTGTTTATCAGTATGACTTCGGAGACACAGCTGGTATGACTCCTCTACTCTTGATGCACACCTTAGGCCACACCTTCGAACCTCCTGGAATCCACGCAGGAGGATTAAGATACCACGGAGATGCCCCAATTCTCTGTAAACTCGTACACGATGGCTTTATAAAGGCCAGGGCCTATACCCAGAATCCGGTGTTTGAAGCAGCTGTTCTTTTTGCAAGGACTGAAGGTATCATACCGGCCCCTGAAACGTCCCATGCTATCAAAGGTGTTATAGATGAGGCCTTAAAATGCAAAGAAACAGGTGAAGAAAAATGTATTGTATTTTGCTTCAGCGGTCATGGTCATTTCGACCTCGCTGCCTATGATGATTATCTTGAAGGTCGTTTGAAAGATTATGAATATCCAGAAGAAATGATTAAGGCAGCGTTAAATGACCTTCCCAAATTTCCAACAGGAATTTAA
- the aat gene encoding leucyl/phenylalanyl-tRNA--protein transferase, protein MPVFLLSKELYFPDPELSEPNGLLAVGGDLRVERLILAYKNGIFPWYGVGEPILWWCPDPRLVLFPEELHVSRRLRRTIKQNKFRVSWDEAFVDVITLCKNTRTETWITDEMRNAYIELYKAGYAHSIEAWEEHNLVGGLYGVKIGKVFFGESMFALKKDASKVAFVQGVDHLTKMGIRLIDCQVETEHLKSFGARLIPRQIFLTLLKKLT, encoded by the coding sequence ATGCCAGTCTTTTTATTAAGCAAAGAGCTTTATTTCCCTGATCCTGAACTCTCAGAACCAAATGGTCTACTAGCAGTTGGCGGTGATTTACGGGTTGAGCGTTTAATTTTGGCCTATAAAAACGGAATATTCCCATGGTATGGGGTGGGTGAGCCTATTTTATGGTGGTGCCCAGATCCCAGGCTTGTGCTCTTCCCAGAAGAGCTCCATGTTTCTCGGAGACTTCGCAGGACAATTAAACAAAATAAATTCAGAGTCTCGTGGGATGAAGCATTTGTTGATGTTATAACTCTTTGTAAAAATACAAGAACTGAGACCTGGATTACTGATGAAATGCGAAATGCCTATATTGAATTATATAAGGCCGGCTATGCACACTCAATTGAGGCATGGGAGGAGCACAATCTTGTGGGCGGCCTATATGGTGTAAAAATTGGAAAGGTATTTTTTGGTGAATCTATGTTTGCCTTGAAAAAAGATGCTTCAAAGGTTGCTTTTGTCCAAGGAGTTGATCATCTAACAAAAATGGGAATTAGGCTCATAGATTGCCAAGTAGAAACTGAACACCTTAAAAGTTTTGGTGCACGCCTTATACCAAGGCAAATATTTCTTACACTTTTAAAAAAATTGACATGA
- a CDS encoding transposase: protein MPRIPRLLVQGEEAVYHVISRTALEGFVLAPEEKQYLLFLMQWLSRVFFVEVYGFCIMDNHFHMLVKIRPQDHYSDEDVLKRARLYYRYMETKKKVNIHEIDRFREKFSGLSEYVKEIKQRFSRYYNKKHGRRGYFWGERFKSVLVEEGESLLNCLAYIELNPVRAGIVERPEDYRWCSLGYHVQSGNRGGFLSTELCLKEFCNRRVSRDWLRLLREYVYEKGGLKNNKGQKLKKAILDEERKRRYRLPRHELFLKRIRYFTDSGILGSKAFVRRWYKEFRDYFTSKDKIPKKIPGIWGMYSLKRLSN, encoded by the coding sequence ATGCCTAGGATTCCAAGATTATTGGTCCAGGGTGAAGAGGCAGTCTATCATGTAATTTCTAGGACCGCCTTGGAAGGCTTTGTGTTAGCGCCGGAGGAAAAGCAATATCTGCTCTTTCTAATGCAGTGGCTCTCAAGGGTGTTCTTCGTAGAAGTTTACGGTTTTTGCATTATGGATAACCACTTTCACATGCTAGTCAAAATTCGACCTCAAGATCATTATTCTGATGAAGATGTCCTAAAAAGGGCAAGGCTCTACTATAGGTACATGGAGACAAAGAAAAAAGTAAATATCCATGAAATAGATAGATTCAGAGAAAAATTCTCTGGGCTTTCAGAGTACGTAAAGGAGATTAAACAAAGATTTTCCAGATATTACAACAAGAAGCACGGCAGAAGAGGATATTTTTGGGGAGAGAGGTTTAAGAGTGTACTCGTTGAAGAAGGAGAGTCATTGTTGAATTGTCTGGCCTATATAGAGCTAAACCCAGTAAGGGCCGGCATAGTAGAAAGGCCAGAGGACTACAGATGGTGTTCTTTAGGCTATCATGTTCAGTCTGGAAATAGAGGTGGATTCCTCTCTACAGAATTGTGTTTAAAGGAATTTTGTAATAGGCGAGTCTCCAGAGATTGGTTAAGACTGCTTCGGGAATATGTTTATGAAAAGGGAGGTCTAAAAAACAATAAGGGACAAAAGCTGAAAAAAGCGATATTAGATGAAGAAAGGAAAAGGAGGTATCGCCTCCCAAGGCATGAACTCTTTTTAAAAAGAATACGTTACTTTACCGATTCTGGGATCTTGGGCTCAAAGGCCTTTGTCAGAAGGTGGTATAAAGAATTTAGAGACTACTTCACATCAAAAGACAAAATTCCCAAAAAGATACCTGGAATTTGGGGGATGTATTCACTAAAGAGGCTTTCAAATTAA
- the hisF gene encoding imidazole glycerol phosphate synthase subunit HisF, protein MITLLDYGAGNVRSVINAIERLGESVHLVQGPDDIHSAQRLVFPGVGNFGNMMETLRTKGLYDALKEYLLSDRPFLGICLGLQALFEESEEAPGVPGLGIFKGKVRRFSTNLSIPHIGWNGLKFRKESPIFNGLTGEEKFYFVHSYHVCPLDEEVVLTHTDYGYEFTSSVQKGNVCATQFHPEKSGKAGLKVLENFVKGLQQPYLPEIRVTQTKLAKRIVACLDVRTNDQGDLVVTKGDQYDVREKGEVRNLGKPVELASRYYEDGADEITFLNITGFRDFPLKDMPMLEVLKRTSKQVFVPLTIGGGIRDYVDNEGRHYSALEVASEYFRSGADKVSIGSDAVLICEEYLKTGNPTGNSSIETISRVYGNQAVVISIDPRRVYVASPEDTKHPVIETKIPGPNGERYCWYQCTIKGGREGRDLDAITLAKLVEELGAGEILLNCIDRDGTNLGFDIELISAVEKAVSIPVIASSGAGAPEHFLEVFKETDVEAALAAGIFHRHEVEIQEVKEYLKINGVEVRS, encoded by the coding sequence ATGATAACGCTACTTGATTACGGTGCAGGCAATGTAAGAAGCGTAATTAATGCTATTGAACGCCTTGGGGAATCAGTCCATCTCGTACAAGGTCCTGACGACATTCATTCAGCCCAAAGACTCGTCTTTCCTGGCGTAGGAAATTTCGGAAACATGATGGAGACCCTTAGGACTAAAGGTCTCTATGATGCACTTAAGGAATATCTCCTTTCAGACAGGCCCTTTCTAGGCATATGTCTTGGACTGCAGGCGCTTTTTGAAGAGAGTGAAGAGGCACCAGGTGTCCCAGGACTTGGAATATTTAAAGGAAAAGTCAGAAGGTTTTCAACCAATCTTTCTATACCGCATATTGGGTGGAACGGACTTAAATTCAGAAAAGAAAGCCCTATATTCAACGGCCTGACAGGAGAAGAAAAATTTTATTTCGTACACTCCTACCATGTGTGCCCTCTTGACGAAGAAGTGGTGCTCACACATACGGACTATGGATATGAATTTACGAGTAGTGTCCAGAAGGGAAACGTCTGTGCTACTCAGTTTCACCCAGAAAAAAGTGGAAAGGCTGGGCTAAAGGTACTTGAAAATTTTGTAAAAGGTCTACAGCAGCCTTATCTCCCTGAGATTAGAGTTACTCAGACAAAACTTGCCAAAAGGATTGTGGCCTGTCTCGACGTAAGAACAAACGATCAGGGTGATCTCGTAGTGACAAAAGGAGATCAATATGATGTCCGAGAAAAAGGAGAGGTTCGAAATCTTGGAAAACCCGTAGAACTAGCCAGTCGCTACTATGAAGATGGGGCAGATGAGATCACCTTTTTGAACATAACTGGATTCAGAGATTTTCCTTTAAAAGACATGCCTATGCTTGAGGTACTCAAGAGGACCTCAAAGCAGGTGTTTGTCCCCTTAACCATAGGTGGTGGCATCAGAGATTATGTAGATAACGAAGGGAGACATTATTCAGCCTTAGAAGTAGCATCAGAGTATTTTAGATCAGGAGCAGACAAGGTCTCTATTGGAAGCGATGCAGTACTAATTTGCGAAGAATACCTAAAAACTGGGAACCCCACAGGTAATAGCTCCATTGAAACAATTTCCAGGGTCTACGGAAACCAGGCTGTCGTCATATCAATTGATCCAAGAAGGGTATATGTAGCAAGCCCTGAAGATACAAAACACCCTGTAATTGAAACAAAAATCCCTGGGCCAAACGGTGAGAGATATTGTTGGTATCAGTGCACCATAAAGGGTGGTAGAGAAGGACGCGATCTCGATGCTATAACTTTGGCTAAATTGGTAGAGGAACTCGGTGCAGGAGAAATTTTACTTAATTGTATTGATCGCGATGGTACAAATCTTGGCTTTGACATAGAACTCATCAGCGCTGTAGAAAAGGCTGTTTCGATACCGGTCATTGCATCCAGTGGAGCAGGGGCACCAGAGCATTTTCTCGAAGTTTTCAAGGAAACTGATGTAGAGGCTGCACTGGCAGCCGGGATCTTCCACAGACACGAAGTAGAGATCCAAGAAGTAAAGGAGTATCTAAAGATAAATGGGGTCGAAGTGCGAAGCTAA
- a CDS encoding DNA gyrase inhibitor YacG, producing the protein MGSKCEAKNISIRCPICEAPVDFFQNPYRPFCSKRCKMVDLGAWFKEDYRIKGEPQVIEKERYKNGYPV; encoded by the coding sequence ATGGGGTCGAAGTGCGAAGCTAAAAACATTTCAATTAGGTGCCCAATTTGCGAGGCTCCTGTGGATTTCTTCCAAAATCCTTATCGCCCCTTTTGCAGCAAAAGATGCAAAATGGTGGACCTTGGGGCATGGTTTAAAGAAGATTATCGAATCAAAGGAGAGCCACAGGTAATTGAGAAAGAGAGGTATAAAAATGGATATCCAGTATGA
- a CDS encoding NAD(P)/FAD-dependent oxidoreductase: MRKRGIKMDIQYDCVILGHGPAGLQAAIHAARKKAKVIVLGRAEASSLWRAHMENYFGVKGPVSGEELIRIGIEQAKESGAEVLEEDVVKVEQIEGDAYMVTTETKKHLNTYTIIFAMGVSRKGLGLKREKDLIGRGISYCVDCDANFFRNAKVAVVGNGSAAADGALTLSKIASEVTMITDDLNISKSLDEELKSANVELIKGDKIKELIGDNALTAIRLESGRVVELDGLFIEKGAKGAMSLAALLGVQMDPETFQYIVTDRKQRTNLPGIYAAGDITGMPFQVAKAVGEGCVAGMEAASYAIKKRREQKGAQSE; encoded by the coding sequence TTGAGAAAGAGAGGTATAAAAATGGATATCCAGTATGACTGTGTAATATTAGGGCATGGCCCAGCAGGACTTCAGGCGGCAATTCATGCAGCGAGAAAGAAGGCTAAAGTCATTGTATTGGGTAGAGCAGAAGCGAGCAGCCTATGGCGCGCACATATGGAAAACTACTTTGGGGTAAAAGGCCCTGTGTCCGGAGAAGAACTAATACGTATTGGCATAGAACAAGCAAAGGAGTCTGGAGCCGAAGTCTTGGAAGAAGACGTGGTCAAGGTCGAACAAATAGAGGGCGATGCCTATATGGTTACCACTGAGACCAAAAAGCATTTGAACACATACACTATCATATTTGCCATGGGGGTATCCAGAAAGGGTCTCGGCCTAAAACGTGAAAAAGACCTAATAGGCCGAGGTATAAGCTATTGCGTAGATTGTGATGCAAATTTTTTTCGCAATGCCAAGGTGGCAGTAGTGGGAAACGGAAGTGCGGCAGCTGACGGGGCCTTAACACTTTCTAAGATAGCATCAGAGGTCACCATGATAACAGACGACCTCAATATTTCTAAATCCCTAGATGAAGAACTTAAGTCAGCCAATGTCGAGCTCATTAAAGGTGACAAGATAAAAGAACTTATAGGAGACAATGCTCTAACTGCAATAAGGCTTGAAAGTGGAAGGGTTGTTGAACTTGATGGCCTCTTTATTGAAAAAGGGGCTAAAGGAGCTATGAGTCTTGCAGCCCTATTGGGTGTACAGATGGATCCTGAAACCTTTCAATACATTGTTACTGACAGGAAGCAAAGGACCAATCTCCCAGGTATTTATGCAGCTGGAGACATTACAGGTATGCCCTTTCAGGTGGCCAAGGCAGTAGGAGAAGGCTGCGTAGCTGGCATGGAGGCAGCGAGCTATGCTATCAAAAAGAGGCGGGAACAGAAAGGAGCTCAAAGTGAATGA
- a CDS encoding MBL fold metallo-hydrolase, translating to MNDIIVKRYVVGSLSVNAFIIGCPDTKEAFVVDPAGSENMLMNEIQNMGLKLMAIVNTHGHPDHTSGNKKMKELSNAPCYMHKDDDTLFRSPEAVAMFRTWGFDSFPPADKYLKEGSPLKVGKLTFDVLHTPGHSPGSVCLYGHGIVITGDTLFVGAVGRADLPGGSFETLMKSIKEKLLVLPDETVVLPGHDYGDAPTSTIKKEKQTNPYIVQYCS from the coding sequence GTGAATGATATTATAGTGAAACGATACGTTGTAGGAAGCTTATCTGTAAATGCCTTTATTATTGGATGCCCTGATACAAAAGAGGCCTTCGTAGTCGACCCTGCAGGGAGCGAAAATATGCTCATGAACGAGATTCAAAATATGGGCCTTAAGCTCATGGCCATCGTAAATACTCACGGCCATCCTGATCACACATCAGGGAATAAAAAGATGAAGGAATTGTCAAATGCTCCCTGCTACATGCATAAAGATGACGATACCCTCTTTAGATCGCCTGAGGCAGTTGCCATGTTCCGCACATGGGGGTTTGACTCCTTCCCTCCTGCAGATAAATATTTAAAAGAAGGCTCCCCCTTAAAAGTAGGGAAACTTACATTCGATGTCCTACACACCCCAGGGCACTCACCAGGCTCAGTTTGTCTTTACGGCCACGGCATCGTTATCACAGGAGATACTCTTTTTGTAGGTGCAGTTGGAAGGGCAGATCTTCCAGGTGGCTCGTTTGAGACCTTGATGAAATCCATAAAAGAAAAACTCCTAGTACTACCTGACGAGACAGTGGTCCTCCCAGGCCACGATTATGGTGATGCTCCAACATCCACAATCAAAAAGGAAAAACAGACCAATCCATACATTGTCCAATACTGCAGTTGA
- the hrpA gene encoding ATP-dependent RNA helicase HrpA, producing the protein MSNTAVDPWKGANLAPNPGLPIAESWSEILDTIKSNQVILVVGDTGSGKTTQLPKALAAIGKGRKKRIVCTQPRRVAAITVANRLMEELGPKGRELCGYRIRFRSNVKPSARIHFVTDGLLLAELRNDPLLSRYDAIIVDEAHERSLNIDFLIGFLRTILPKRRDLKLIITSATLDIESFQKAFSDAPLIKVKGRQFPVEIQYLDQFNEKDLDLPQKVVHAITDLKNKGKYADTLVFLPTERIILETLKLLEGTFADDYVVLPLFSRLGHRYQKRVFQQSKRPKIILATNVAETSLTIPGIKIVVDSGLARISRFNVKTRTKALPVTTISKASADQRSGRAGRTSPGLAIRLYSESDYLAWDDHTLPEIKRSNLDSVLLSMLDMGIKNPSTFPFVDPPNPKAINEGMKTLRELGAVDAFGVITPIGKTMATLPLEPRVSRMVLEGQRRGSLREVVVIASALSIQDLWEASCGGSPKTSQMRRRGRSHDVDSISQPPENKVNEGSCQRLPFADPHSDFITLVKLWNAYRDLAKKGASARERKSFCQSHGLSFQRMEEWQEIYSEIKSILIEHGFNFKGHKEANYESIHKAVLAGFLSNVAVKTNEGSYKGVRGREIYIYPGSQLFKKKPEWIVCAEVIKTTKLFARTVAQVKPEWIEEIGEPFLKSHYGEPHWEKSRGAVVALMRRFLWGLCVNPGKSILYDKIDPELSREIFIREGLAKGEVSQRLSFQRHNQKVLKEVKELEERVRDPEIIEDPHKIEAFFDNALSILEKEVLKGKLITNERTLSKAIRLKGDDSILRLEKALLLKRHPTREELRLFPGIITVQGQKIRLIYRFSPGRDEDGVTAIIPQSILPSLSPVPFEWLVPGLLPQKVEALLRGLPKSVRKSLMPLEKTVKEVLSHQNYDHSTPLRSWLSQRIFKLYNIKIPHYMWPCEENITENLKFRFEVVDDSGKRLAAGRDLEAIKLSILGDRTSITEMVERYERPVKDLSDLKEILKPTTLNKKIQGTVTVWPAIVDEGENGLWIRMFLDENEARSYSIEGVKQLLFSSLKKEISYIKRTLMPQKVSKEFVLIFGGKDALYEKILLLIKKDLLWPKDSPITYEEVLKRLDFLRANLYKDARPYLSSLETLLLKWEKARTEILTLFSKGKKSHYNTSSKIFLKELQDILPVNFHETFSIQDIDDAIRYIDALIIRARRFYANPQKDEKKQGLIEPYSNFFRMAKEVAAKTNVPRLNELLVTYREAINEYKISVFAPEIKTKFRVSEKLLRELKEQIEMELPRKI; encoded by the coding sequence TTGTCCAATACTGCAGTTGATCCCTGGAAAGGCGCAAACTTAGCTCCTAATCCCGGGTTACCAATTGCTGAATCTTGGTCTGAAATCCTGGATACAATTAAAAGCAACCAGGTCATCTTGGTAGTTGGGGATACTGGTTCTGGTAAGACCACCCAGCTCCCTAAGGCCTTAGCCGCAATTGGCAAAGGGAGGAAAAAGCGAATTGTCTGCACTCAACCAAGGCGTGTTGCTGCAATTACTGTTGCCAACCGCCTCATGGAGGAGTTGGGACCTAAGGGAAGAGAACTATGTGGCTACAGAATTAGATTTCGATCTAATGTAAAACCTAGTGCCAGAATCCATTTTGTTACCGACGGCCTTCTCTTGGCCGAACTACGTAATGATCCCCTCCTTTCCAGATATGATGCAATAATTGTGGATGAGGCCCATGAACGGAGCCTTAATATCGACTTTTTAATCGGTTTTCTAAGGACTATACTCCCAAAGAGAAGGGATTTAAAACTCATAATTACATCTGCTACCCTCGATATCGAGAGTTTTCAAAAGGCATTTAGCGATGCCCCTTTAATCAAGGTAAAAGGAAGACAGTTTCCAGTTGAAATCCAATACCTGGACCAATTCAACGAAAAAGACCTAGACCTTCCTCAAAAGGTCGTCCATGCCATAACGGATTTAAAAAACAAGGGCAAGTATGCCGATACCCTAGTCTTTTTACCAACGGAAAGGATAATTCTAGAGACCTTAAAACTTTTAGAGGGCACATTTGCTGATGATTACGTTGTACTCCCTCTATTTTCAAGACTTGGTCATAGATACCAAAAAAGGGTCTTTCAGCAAAGCAAAAGGCCAAAGATCATATTGGCTACCAACGTGGCAGAGACCTCTCTTACAATACCAGGTATCAAGATAGTAGTGGATTCTGGTCTTGCTAGGATTTCGCGTTTTAACGTTAAGACCAGGACCAAGGCCCTTCCAGTAACCACCATCTCCAAGGCAAGTGCAGATCAGCGGTCAGGTCGAGCGGGAAGGACCAGTCCAGGGTTAGCAATCAGGCTATATTCTGAATCTGATTACCTAGCTTGGGACGACCATACCCTACCAGAGATCAAGCGCTCAAATCTCGATTCAGTGCTGCTGTCCATGCTTGACATGGGAATTAAAAATCCCAGCACGTTCCCATTTGTAGATCCGCCCAATCCCAAGGCCATAAATGAAGGGATGAAGACCCTAAGAGAGCTTGGAGCCGTCGATGCCTTTGGGGTCATTACACCCATTGGTAAGACAATGGCCACTCTTCCCCTAGAGCCAAGGGTATCTAGAATGGTCCTTGAAGGTCAAAGGAGAGGCTCGCTCAGAGAAGTTGTAGTGATTGCCAGCGCTCTCAGCATCCAGGACCTATGGGAGGCCTCCTGCGGAGGGTCTCCCAAGACATCCCAGATGCGAAGGAGAGGACGAAGCCATGATGTAGACTCTATTTCTCAACCCCCTGAAAACAAAGTAAATGAAGGGAGTTGCCAGCGCCTACCTTTTGCAGATCCTCACTCTGATTTCATAACCTTAGTGAAGTTATGGAATGCCTATAGAGACCTTGCCAAGAAGGGAGCTTCAGCACGGGAAAGAAAATCCTTCTGCCAATCCCATGGCCTCTCATTTCAGAGGATGGAAGAATGGCAGGAAATATATTCCGAGATTAAATCGATTCTGATAGAACACGGTTTCAACTTTAAAGGGCACAAAGAAGCCAATTACGAATCAATTCACAAGGCCGTACTTGCAGGCTTTCTTTCAAATGTGGCTGTCAAAACCAACGAAGGGAGTTACAAAGGTGTACGTGGGAGAGAAATTTACATATACCCTGGATCACAGCTCTTTAAAAAGAAGCCCGAGTGGATTGTATGTGCAGAGGTCATAAAGACTACAAAGCTCTTTGCAAGGACAGTGGCCCAGGTAAAGCCAGAGTGGATTGAAGAAATAGGTGAGCCTTTTTTAAAGAGCCATTATGGAGAACCCCATTGGGAAAAGTCCAGAGGAGCGGTTGTGGCACTAATGCGCCGCTTTCTATGGGGACTCTGTGTGAATCCTGGTAAATCAATCCTCTACGACAAGATTGATCCTGAACTTTCTCGAGAAATCTTCATAAGAGAAGGTCTAGCCAAGGGAGAAGTCAGCCAAAGGCTTTCATTTCAGCGTCACAATCAAAAGGTTCTTAAAGAAGTTAAGGAACTTGAAGAAAGGGTTCGAGATCCTGAAATTATTGAAGATCCCCATAAGATAGAGGCTTTCTTTGACAATGCACTTAGCATCCTCGAAAAAGAGGTCTTAAAAGGAAAGCTGATCACCAATGAAAGGACTTTAAGTAAGGCAATACGCCTAAAAGGAGACGACTCCATTCTAAGACTCGAAAAAGCCCTTCTCTTAAAGCGCCATCCTACAAGAGAAGAGCTGAGACTTTTCCCAGGAATCATTACAGTACAGGGCCAAAAAATAAGGCTCATTTATAGATTTAGCCCGGGAAGAGATGAAGACGGAGTGACTGCCATAATCCCCCAAAGCATACTGCCTAGTTTAAGTCCTGTGCCATTCGAGTGGCTTGTCCCAGGCCTTCTCCCACAAAAGGTAGAAGCACTTTTAAGAGGCCTTCCCAAATCAGTGAGAAAATCTCTTATGCCACTGGAAAAGACAGTAAAAGAGGTCTTGTCACATCAAAACTATGATCATTCCACCCCCCTTCGTTCCTGGCTATCACAACGGATTTTCAAGCTATACAACATTAAGATCCCCCATTACATGTGGCCTTGTGAAGAAAATATTACAGAGAACCTGAAATTCAGATTCGAGGTTGTAGACGATTCTGGGAAACGGCTAGCGGCAGGGCGAGACCTAGAGGCCATAAAACTATCTATCTTAGGAGATAGAACCTCGATCACTGAAATGGTAGAAAGATATGAACGCCCTGTTAAAGATCTATCAGATCTAAAGGAGATCCTAAAACCTACTACTTTAAATAAAAAAATACAGGGAACAGTTACTGTTTGGCCAGCCATAGTAGATGAAGGTGAAAACGGCCTTTGGATACGTATGTTTTTGGATGAAAATGAGGCACGCTCATACAGCATTGAGGGCGTAAAACAGCTTTTATTTTCCTCATTAAAAAAAGAGATCTCTTATATCAAACGTACACTTATGCCCCAAAAGGTCTCAAAGGAGTTTGTCCTAATTTTTGGCGGAAAAGATGCCCTCTATGAAAAAATCCTATTACTCATAAAAAAGGACCTCTTGTGGCCCAAAGACTCTCCAATAACCTATGAAGAAGTCCTTAAGAGATTAGATTTTTTACGGGCCAATCTTTACAAAGATGCAAGGCCCTATCTATCTAGTCTTGAAACACTCTTATTAAAGTGGGAAAAGGCTCGAACAGAAATTCTAACCCTATTCTCAAAAGGGAAAAAGAGCCACTATAACACTTCTTCCAAAATATTTTTAAAGGAACTACAAGACATTCTACCTGTAAACTTTCACGAAACATTCTCTATTCAAGACATTGATGATGCAATACGATACATTGATGCACTAATAATAAGGGCAAGACGATTTTATGCCAATCCTCAAAAAGATGAAAAAAAGCAGGGACTTATTGAACCTTATTCCAATTTCTTTAGAATGGCTAAGGAGGTCGCTGCCAAAACCAATGTGCCAAGGCTAAATGAACTTTTAGTCACTTATAGGGAGGCCATTAATGAATACAAAATATCTGTATTTGCACCAGAGATAAAGACAAAGTTCCGTGTATCTGAAAAACTACTGCGGGAACTCAAAGAGCAGATAGAGATGGAATTACCCAGAAAAATATGA